AACTGCTATACAAACATATGCCTCTGTTAAACTCAAACCCACACAATCTATATTAAGTACATGTCCAGTGGGAATACAATATGAATTTAgcataattttcattattagaTTTTTCCCATGAATACAGTAATTGCTTTCTCAAGAACTCCTAAAATACATTCATAGATGAATTTTGACATTGAGATGCTATTATGATTAGATAGTCAAATAAGCATTGCAAGCATAAAATATAACATCAACTTAACTTACATTGACTGAAACATCTGCACACAGTATTTCCTCACAGGCTTCCACGAGGAGCAGGTTTTGTAGGTAATGGCTGGTGTTGAGGATTAGGGACAGTGTGCCATTTTAGAGGTATGACAAGCTTCTGCTTATTTGGGTACATCATTACCTTTCATTCTCTCTTGCGTATGACAACACAGTTTTATCAGACCTCAGCCATGCTCATTACAATTTCCCAGATATACTTGAATGTGTTGGAATTTCTCATTACCAGAGCACAATTCATGCAGAAATCACTTTTATTCTTTCAGGAATGCAGTAGCTTGATATTAAATGGAAGGATGTAAACCAGTTCAGTGGAGCTCAGGAAACTTCAGTCACAAAGTGGCTGCGTGTCAGGGACATGTGTCAGGGCACAGGTCAGAAAGCAGTGCAGAGTCCCTAAGGGAATAGGAAAGGCCCAAAGGCCACAAAAAGTTCCTGTCCCTGACAGCAGGTTCCTGAACCCTATGTGGGTTTTATACCATCTAGTCTTCAAAACGCATCCACAGACCCTCCCTTGCACAATACTTGTGGCCTCCGCAAGCACTGCAGGGAAAACTAGCTCTTTCTAAAGCCTCTCTACGGCTTTCGTGCTGTGTTTGCCGCAGCCCTGCTGCGCTCCGGCCCCGAGCAGCCCTCGGCGCAGAGTGAGCCCGGCGTGGCGGTTCGGGCAGCGCGGTGCCGGTCCCGCGCGGTGCCGGTCCCGCGCGGTGCCGGTCCCGCACGGCGCCCACACGCCTTTCCCTCATGGCGGCGGAACGCGGGCTGAGCCCTGAGGGCCGCGCCGGCAGGGGGCGCCCCGCGCGCGGCCATGGCCCCTCAGGGACCCAGcgggagaggagaggagaggagagagcgGTGCTGAGCACCCGAGCACGGCCGGAGCACAGGGTTAAAGCCGCCGGTGAGAACAGGATGCTTCCCTCTAGCGGGTTCTCTTTTCATGACCATGCTTCAGATGGAAATACCGCTGCATCGGTCCGATCCTAAGCCCTGCAGGCAGAGGGTGAAGCACCGTGGAGGTGCCACAGCAGGGAGGCTGAGCCcgcagcacccagccctgccagtgaAGCCACACGGCAAAGATGGGCACTAAGGGGGCCCAGTCTCAGTGTAGTCAGCATTAGGGGTATGAGAACCAAAGTTTCCTTTTAATGCTTGTGTCTTACCTTTATTAAAGGTGTTACAGAACAATAGCCAGAGCATGCCAGTTTGCTAGCAAAGGAGGTTAACAGTACTAGAGAACAAAAGAGGATAACTTATTGACAACAGgtttctctatttctttcatTGTTGTTGTCAGACAGTGATGCTAATTAAACAGTGAGAAATTGCCCCAGGAGGATACCAAAAACAATTCTTCTCCAAGCTTTTGCTTCACAAACTCTGGATAACTGTTTGGAAAAGTTAAGATATCACTGTCTCTTCAGgaactttcttcctttttggaTAGCTGTCCACAAAGCTTACAGACAAAACAGGAAATCATCACACATCAGTAAACTTGCATTTTCACAGtagcactggggaaaaaaaaatcccttgctCAAAAGGGATGAAATGTAACCGAACAACCTACAGCTGTAGGTCTGATTCTTTAAACACATTCTAGTTTCCAGCTTACAGTAGAACCGGTCCAAAAAGACAGAAGTCTGCTTACTTGGCTTCAGAGGACCTTACACAGTGAGTGAGGCAAATGTTACTAGGGCTGCATTTCAAAAATAGAGTGAAGAAGTTTCACTCATCCACcataccttttattttctagtaTCAGTAGGTGACCATCTTTAAGGAAGTTGAGGGATAAGAATTGAGGAACATAACAGCTGCACTTTACAGATTAACAGTCACAGAAATAGAAAGCAACTATACAATCTCAGGGTTTCACAAAACTAGTTTCATTTGTAACACTTGACGCAACAAGATTAACTGCAACAAGTGAAGAAAGCTACATCTGTAAAGTGCTATTTTGTTAAAAGTGGCTGAAAAAAGCACATCTACAACAGATTTGGGTACTTGGTGGTGAGATTGTCGATGTCCTCTAAGTATTTCATTTCAAGCTCTGTGTTTTTTGATGAAATTGATGAGCCCATTTGTTGAGCTATCATGAGATGTCACTGGAGCatctgactccagttcaggcTCAATTTTCTTGGCAAGTTGTTTTCCAAGCTCAACTCTGCATTtataaaagcaggaaaagaaggaaaaagcaataTTAGTGCTAACAATTTACAGTATATCTATAAGCCAttgatattaaaaatagaagccAGTAAAAAGTCACTTCCCCATGAACACTATGATGTTTCACCCCTCCAAATTACCATTGAAGTATTCAACTCGGGGCCATTCAAAAAAAACTGGTGTTCTCATTGCTCCTTAGCTGAGCAGACAGCTCAAATTACAGGATCTCTAAgtgaacattttgttttcaaagtcaAGCAGAGTCTTTTCATCTCGGTATTCACTAGTGTTATGCAGCCTGCCCCATGCAGAATGCACTCAGCTGGCTCCTGTTCACTGTGGAACACAACAGTGCTCAGAACACTGATTTGTGTCACCCAAACAATGACCAGCTGAGCTACAGCCTCGGAGCACCTCCACACCACCCAGGAGTTTCAGCCCCACTGTCTAAGAACCTAGGATATTCCAACAGCTGCAAGAAACGAGGCTGGTTCTACAGCATCCCCACATTCCAGTTTCGGATGCCATTCTGGAATTTCATGTGTGGCAGTAAAAGCTGTACTTACTCCTACTGCACTCCTGATTTCAGAGTTTATAGCAGGCATCAGCTTGTACTAGACAGTCTCCCATTTTCAGGTTCTGCTACAGTATTTGGTTATAGAACGTGCTGTGGTAGCACAGCACCAAAGAACGCACACAAAGACAAAGGCAGCTTAGTGTAAACTGATATTCTACAGCTGCAAAGCAAGCGTGCTCTTCAGAACAGCCCCTCACAGCATAGGCAGGCTGCACCTGAATTCCCAATCCCTGTACCTAAGCCTACATACAGCATCTTTACAGTTCATATTACTACAGATGAAAGAACCTGATTAGCTCCTGACTAAATTTTTaagtgacacagtgacagacTCCTCCAAGCTGCTGTTGCACACAtggagctccagcacagccctcagTCACAGATGCAGCCTGCATGAAACCAAGGGTTGCTGCATACACAGACCTCTGCCAGGAATGTTGTCtctccagcacaggaaaatTAAGAGGTAATCACTCTTCTGCTCATCAGATGCCACTCAAACTGCCTACTAATCTAGAggtaaaataattcttttttccaCGCTAtatggaaaacattttccttcccaaTAATCAGAGCATGTGTTCAGCCTGCTTGACTGTTTTCCTCACTACTGCATCTTTTTTACATTCATagtatttttctaaattcaGAGGTCCTTAGCCAAAATTGTTATCTACAAGTCATTATGCATTATAGCATGGCAACCTATAcccagaaaatctgttttcatttataacTATCCCATAATCATGTGCTCAAGTATAAAACCCTTTTGATTGTCTTTTCTCTAACTCATGATAGATTCAAGAATCTGCCAAGAAGtatacaaaaaacaaaccaaggaaACTTACCCCCACTGGTCATAACTGTTTATGTCCCAGACAACTCCTTGAACAAATATCTTGTGTTCATACATGGCTATAAACAGAAAGAGATTTATCAATAAACTTGATCACAAAGTCTTTGTTAGAATTCATAGATGAGAAATGTATTTACTCACCAATGATGGCTCCCAGGGTGAAGGGGTTGAGTTTTGTAAACATGATGGAATTGGTTGGTCGATTTCCCTCGAAGACCTTTCAAAACAAGAGTTATTTTGTCACCTAGTACGTTGTAAAACTTGCATCAGAAACTTGCAGGTTTTATCTTCCTTATTGTCCACACTGGACTATTTGCATTAGAAGCAAATACAAAGTCCTGAAAGCTTTAAAGGCCTTCAACCACAAAATTGTAACATTCCTACATTTTTTTACAAACACAGTGGAAAATGTGTCTCCAAGCACCATTGCTGGCTACTGTGGGCTACAAGAAGCAACCCAAAAGTCACtagcccagggcagtgctgagaTAGCCCATGTATCTTGGAATGCCTCCAAGGCTTCAGAGCCAAAGTGCTGCTCGCAGCCTGTTCCAAGTGCCCTGCCAAGATCCCATGGTGCCACCGCATCCCAGctgccctcccagcacagccctcagGGCCACGGCCCCCGAGCACCTTGTGGGGAAGGAGCTTCTCCAGAGCCTCTCCGCTCAGCCCAGCCGCCTGGAGCTCCTTGCGAGCCTCGTCAGCCGTCTTCCCTTTCATCAAGGCTTCAGTCTGAGCAAGGAAGTTGGCCAAAAGGATCTAGCATGCAGAAATAAGCACAAGTTACCATTTGCATCACTGGAATACTGGTACCTGGTGCTGGAACCCATACCAAGACCTAGTCTAGATTTACAAGTCAGTTTTAGCACTGTGGCAGCAAAATCTCTATCAGTTTTAGCTATTGCCTCTTACCTCAGAGTGCCAGGGGACTTAGTTACTATTACTACATGTACTAAAGTACATTTATCCAAAGACAAccaggacagctctgcagaaTCCTGCTCTTGCTGAAGCTGGCAGCTTGCAATGGCACCAGAGGAGCCAGGACTTCACACAGCACTTTCACCCAGTACAATCTATGATTTTATCTCATTCTACACCATCTCATGGAAAGCCAGGTGCAAAGATTAGTCAAAGGTAACCAGCTAAGATATATTTACGTCTGTACACAGGAAAATCCCCACAGTTTACCATACACCAATCCCTACCAGTGCAGTTCAAGGTTCTAACTTACTGCTCCCTATCTAATGTTAGCCCGCAAATTTATCTGTGGTTTTGTCCTACCTGAAGACACAATAAGTTTTTTTACAGTCAAATgaaaccttttttccccttcttttgtGAAGTCCTACTTAAAAATTTTCACCTGTATTTAGTCTTACTTGACAAAAGATTACTATTACACCATTCGAATAGCACCTGTAATCTGAAATCATGACAAGAGTGAAATTCAGTGACTAAAGATACTTTTTGTGAAGTATGCAGTAAATCGTTAACCTGAACATGTTTCCACTCTTGGAAGTTAAGAAAAATCTTAGTTCATTGAAAATCCTGAGTCAGATGATAAACTAAAAACTGAACAGGTTATGAACATCTGGGTAGAAGGCCATCACCCCAGCCATACCATTACATGCACCGAATTTTGTTCTAGAATTTAATTCTTGAAAGCTTCATCAGAGATGGTGTCTTCTCAGGTCTGAAAATTTGCTTCTTCCCACTCTCCAAGAACTACATTCCTTAATTCAAGGAATTTTAAATACTTAGTTGCTCAAGTTGCTTTCCAGCTTCAGTAGGCCGACAGGCAACACCACCAGCTGCCTCAAGAGCTGTCACTGCAACTGCTTCAAGAATGAATATACTACTGCATTACATATCACATATAACTTGCAAGTATAATctagatatttttaaatctgttgtGAATGTTGACAGAGCTTTTGTGCACAGTTTCAAAGAAGCATTTAGAAATATCATATACTGCAATATCAAGTAAGCTTCAGTGCCTTGAGCCACAAGAAATATGGTGCCTTGACAAAGAACTTACCTTGTGATGCAAGCCATTTCTGATGGGGTGCTGGGTCTGCACTGGGATCAGGAAGTCACAGGGAATCATGCGAGTTCCTGTAAAAAAACACAGGTAAATAACTCTGCATCAGGTAAGTCTTAGAAAACCTTCACTTCACACCCCATTTTTAGAGTTGCTGGCAGAATCAGTCGTTTTTACAAGCTTTATAGGAGAGCATTATTATTTGCAGCAGGGGGAACTAACAATACAGCTCAGTAGTTTCAGCTTTGTTTGACCTCCTTATTATAGTTAATATTGTAGTTAAAACCTGCATATTGTAGCCTTCATAAGCTGCTAATTAAAAACCCCATAGCAATGTGATGCTAGGTCTAGGAGTCCAACCTCTATACAAGTGCAAACTCTGCAGACTCCTGCAGCTCTGTAGCCATTCAGACTAATTCCAGAACAAGGTATTTAACCAAGTTTGTTTACCTTGGTGAATGAGCTGGTAGAAAGCATGCTGCCCATTGGTGCCAGGCTCTCCCCACACAATAGGGCCAGTGCTGTAGTCCACACGAGAGCCTTTCTTGGTGATGTATTTGCCATTAGACTCCATATCACCCTAAAGAAGGGAAGGGCAGGATCACTCAGTATCAGTTTCCATACATACTTCAACTACAATAAATAGGGCTTGTTTATAGAAATCTTTCTAAGCATGAGGGATACAGCTGATTAATTTATGGACATCAAGATAACAGACATATGAGGAAAAGCTCTTTAAGTGAGGAAATAAGCTGATATCAATCTTGGCACCAGTCTCTTGAGGCAATTGATGACATGCATTAAGTGACTGCAGTTTTATCTCACACATGCATTCAGGATGCTGAACCAGGGCAGAATCTTATCTGCACTTGGCTGGGAGCCGTGCTGTGCCGAGCCCTACCTGCTGGAAGTAGGCAGCGAAGCGGTGCATGTACTGGTCATAGGGCAGCAGGGCGTGGGTCTCACAGCCGTAGCAGTTGATGTACCACACccccagcatggccagcagaACGGGCACGTTCTTCTCCAGGGGAGCAGTGTGGAAGTGATTATCCTGCACGACACAAAGGAAAGTTACACTTTGGACAAAGCAACTGCCATCCCTCCCAACTCCTACgttgtttttattattgtgtTGATCCAGCGTGAGCTTTCCACAAACTGTCTTTTTAACATCATTGAGGAGGACGTGGGGAGCTGAACTTTAGAAATCAACCTGCCTTCCATTTCCTTACTAACCACTCTTTAAGAGGAACAAATCTGAAATGGGCATCCCAACTCACCATCCAGTGGGCTCCTGCAAGCAGACTCTCGAAGTTGTCAAAACCTAACAATGGAAAGAAGTCAGTTTGTATTTACTGTTGCAACTCAAACTTGATTTTTCTTATAGAGACAACTGCAAAACAATTCTGATTCCGTGTATGCAGCAAGGCTCCCAACTACTAATCAAGCTTAAAGCTGCACTTAGACTTCTCCTGGATTTTGCATCCCATAAGCCAGACATTCACTGATGCTTAAAGCCCAGACTTCAGAGCAAGTCCAACTTCATGAAACATAAGTCAAAAACTTTTGACTAAAATCCCCATTCGGGCACAATGAACAactagaaagaaaacagaggcCTTTAATATAGAGCCTACTTTTGAGGCCACAGTTTTTAGCAAGTTTGAACACTTGATCACAGCTAGTGGGAAACATCTGCCAAAAAAACAGGGCAAGGCTAGCACAGCAGGGATTTTTGCACTGGTGTAAAGAGAAACAGATCTAATAAGATATTCTCAAAGAAAAAGGCTACCCCTCCCTTCCCTGTTCACTCTTAACAATTCACCTGAGCTTTCTTTGCTTTGTAGTTAGGTTATTTAAACCTCCATTCACTTTCCCAAATGAATAGTTTCACTAAAGCTAGTCTTTCTTGAAAAAGTAGAAATCCTGATTCATACATAGCAATTGAGAGGTGAGGTGTTTGGactcaaagcagcagctctaCCTATGGTCAGAGGCCAGCTGTGGGAATTGAGGGGTCTAAGAGGAAGACGTGGAGTTAGGCTGGCATATCAGCAGTCAGCACCAAATCTGTCTGACAGCAGCAATGAACAGTTTATTGCAGATGAAACAGTAAGTGCCTGActtgtttattttgctcttaTAATAGGTTTTTCTGCATATGAAAACACCTATTCATAATTCAAAAAAACACTAAACCCAGTGCTGTTCTTCTAACCCCAGTCTAAGGGAATTCTATCTTTTgcctagaaaaataaatgacattATAGTTTCAGATTTTAAACATCTGAAAGCAGTGATGAGGGAACAAATATAATCATCAGGCCCTATAGCATAGACAAAGTACTGGGAACAAAAGGCATTAACAGCAGACAGACACAGTTAACAACACTAAACAGAGCTCATATGAAGAACCAGAGACAGAACTTTGGTGTTAGTGTGTGTATACTTACAGATACAAAATACCCTACTTCAAGTTTAACAATGTCAGATGCAAGGTCTGATTTTCAACACTGACACAGCTTTACATAAATCGGGCACTTCTGGCTACATGACTAAAGCAATGCAATTTGACTATTTGTCCCCAGGTATGGAGTAATTTCCAAAACTATTTGCAGTACTAAAATACCAGCATTTCCATTACATTCCAGATAATTTTTTAGCACCCACATCCAACTACTCAGAGTAGGCAGGTAAACAGTATTTGCCCCAAATCTCATTCACAATCCACTCTTGTTAATGCACTCCATAGTTACATTCTTGAAGCAAACAGGGCATTCTTGGCATGGTGACATCACAGGAATACCTACCAATATGCAGGGCAATGGAGAGACCAATGGCAGACCACAGGGAGTAGCGACCACCAACCCACTGCAAACAAGAGATGGTTGAGATAGAGAAGTGCAAGACTTTTATATTCAAACTATTAGAAAACAGCACTATGTGTTTAAACTGTTCCCAGCAAAATCAATACTCTTTCTGGTGATAGTTCACTATCTATATTTGGCATAGTCAAAGGAACCTGCACTTTACAGTGCACCCTAATGAATGCCTTTTTTGAGAGCCTGAAGTTATCCTACTTGTCCAATTTCATAACATCTGTTAAGTAAATAGCTTGATTCCAGTTAACTTCCAAATCCTGAATTTGTAGCTTGTATAACTGCTTTCATAATATCACTCCTCTACAGGAAAAGTCTGCTTCAGCAAAATTCTGACTCTTGGGAAAGGTAACATTCCAAATAACCTCTGAACAGCAGCTCATTTGTCAGGCAATTAGTCAATGAGACATACCAAGCTGTTTCTAATTAAGTATAAGGACCAAGACTAAGGGCAGTATACTTAAAATATGCATCTGCTACAAAATCTCCAATCAGGCTCCCATTTCTGATGTCTGACCTTTACCAGGCCTAGGTTATATACCATAGACACCAACAGGCAAATGTCACAGCTTATAATAACTACATTGCATACAGCAATAAGCCAAGACTATCTCCTGTTACTCAGCAGCTGATTAGACAGCCAAGAACATGGAAGACTCCTCTTCAGACCTTTGACTGGAAGGTTTTAACAGAATGGGCAGGAGTTCTCAATTTGCCTTTAGTTAGGGGTTTTCAGGTATTTCAGTGCACTGAATACAACTCCTATAATTTAGGAGTTGCTGAATTAGAAACTGCTTTTGCAGTTTCAAGACACCTGGAAGAGTATTTTGAAAAGCTGGAATCCTCTTACTTGCTTCAGAAAAAGCTAACAGTTAACATCTACCACATAATATCAGACATTTACTTACATCCCAAAACTCAAACATGTTCTCTGGGTCAATTCCAAAGTCTTTAACTTTAGGctaaaataaacatgaaaaaacacCATCAGTAAAACCAAGAGTCATAAAAAGCTTTACACCAAGCAAGCAAATACAAGCTTGATTTCAATTAAATAAACAATCCTACTACTAcatccattttaaaaatgcatagcATCCATcacaaaaattgcattttcatttccagaaatAACTATCACTACTCACTATTAAAAATCAATGACATACATTCGTTTTCTGATGAATTTAAGTGGCCATATAGTTAAAGCTGGACTGACACTCAGTTTACATTTACCAGAACCATAATGTCAATCCCTGACACCCTGTCAATGACTGCAGTGTTCTTCTAGTTACTGCCAGTCTCTCTACTTCATACTTTTGCATGAAGCACCACATCACAGTGTACTCATCGTACGCATTTTTAAATTGCCTGCACCATTTCAGCTCTTACCTGGAGTTCAGAATAACATTTGCTTATGAAACTGCATTCACATACAACTTAGGCAATTAGAAGTAACACTCATTAATAACAAGTTGTTTCAAGCACAAGAGCTCTTGATTTCAAAGTTAAAGCTCTACCAGAAGAAGCACACATCTACAATCAAAGTCCAGTCTTAGTATAGCTCAATACTCTAGAAGTCTTTCAGTTACTTTGAGTAGGAAAAAAAGGCCTCTGTTCAAGAGGAATGCTAAAATTTGGTATTCAAGCATCTTAAAGGACAGGCTTCCTTGCTAGATTTTAAGGCACATAGGAAAAATTAACTAGATTGACTATACTTACAGCATTGGTAGACAAGGCAACAAAATGCTTGGCCACAGCTGAAggcttaataaaaataaacacatagTTAGATCTAGAATGTTgactatttttattaaaaatagttatAAAGCTGATCTGCTACCATTTAAACAAAATGCTGTTGACTATCATCAGTTGTTATTAATGGTTTGAAATAATCTTACTCGCATTCAGTGTGGGATTTGGCAGCCTACCCAAAGAGAACACTGATGATATCCCCATCAAGCCCTCCAGTAGCATTCCCTCCAGAGATGGAATGCTCTCCCTCAGTGTGTTACCAGCCTGGTCACCACCACGGCTCTAGAGAAGATGGAGCTCGATGTACACCCACCGCCCTTCCAGCCAGGGGCAAAAACCAAGACAACTGGAATTACTGATAAATGTCAAGCTCCAGAGTCAGACTTCAGTCTTTCAGAAGGTGTTCTGATAAAGATGGGTTGCCTGAACAGTAGTGTacagagaaatttaaaagcCCAGCTTTCACACTAAATACAGCTACCCTGACTGGAACAAGTTACAGACCATCTTAATCACCTGAACAGGTTGtatctgcttttttcct
This Vidua chalybeata isolate OUT-0048 chromosome 11, bVidCha1 merged haplotype, whole genome shotgun sequence DNA region includes the following protein-coding sequences:
- the GPI gene encoding glucose-6-phosphate isomerase; this encodes MALSADPHFKKLVEWHKANSSKLVLRQLFEADKDRFQKFSLTLNTDHGDILLDYSKNLVTEEVMKMLMELAKSRGVESARERMFSGEKINFTENRAVLHIALRNRSNVPILVDGKDVVPEVNKVLDKMKHFCQRVRSGEWKGYTGKAITDVVNIGIGGSDLGPLMVTEALKPYSKGGPRVWFVSNIDGTHIAKTLAELKPDTTLFIIASKTFTTQETITNAETAKEWFLRAANDPSAVAKHFVALSTNAPKVKDFGIDPENMFEFWDWVGGRYSLWSAIGLSIALHIGFDNFESLLAGAHWMDNHFHTAPLEKNVPVLLAMLGVWYINCYGCETHALLPYDQYMHRFAAYFQQGDMESNGKYITKKGSRVDYSTGPIVWGEPGTNGQHAFYQLIHQGTRMIPCDFLIPVQTQHPIRNGLHHKILLANFLAQTEALMKGKTADEARKELQAAGLSGEALEKLLPHKVFEGNRPTNSIMFTKLNPFTLGAIIAMYEHKIFVQGVVWDINSYDQWGVELGKQLAKKIEPELESDAPVTSHDSSTNGLINFIKKHRA